GCACTGAAGAATCGGTCAAGAAAGAAGCGGACCTGATAAAGATGTTCCTCTGCCGCAAGGTTGACGGGATCATCAGCATGCCGGTTTTTGACAACAGCCCCTCCCACCTTGAGTTGTACAGAAAGTTGCCCGTCCCCTTCGTTTTCCCTGGAAGGCGTCTTGAAGGATTGGTCGACCACAGTGTCCTGCACAGTGATCGTGACGGACAGAGAAAAGTACTTGAACACCTCATCTCAAAGGGACATACCAAGATTCTCTATCTGGCTGGACCGAAGAAGGTGAGCAATACCATCGACCGCCTTGCAGGTGTTGCTGAAGCGTATGCAAACAATGGAATGGAAGTAAACCCTGAGTACATTCTTGAAGCCTCTGGACATATTGAGGACGGTTACTCCTTGACCAACCAGGCCCTCAACAGAGGGTTGGGCTTCACTGCTGTGGCCTGTTTCAACGACATGCTCGCCATGGGTGTCCTTAAAAGCCTGGGAGAGAACAATCTTAAAGTCCCAGAGGATATAGAAGTATTTGGCTATGACAACCTATACATGTCCCAGTTCATGCAACCCAGTCTAAGCACCGTGGATGTTCCTAAATATCGACTCGGTTACGTGGCTATGGAGACATTACTATCCCATATTCAGGATCCAAACCTTGAATATGCCACAACGGACTTCCCTACGAGGTTGGTATACAGAGAAACCAC
This sequence is a window from uncultured Sphaerochaeta sp.. Protein-coding genes within it:
- a CDS encoding LacI family DNA-binding transcriptional regulator, with product MSVLLKDIAKATGFSINTVSRAMRSDPKISEQTTLLIKKAAHEMGYIPNTVAASMRSNSSKMVGIISADSANPFFSEVVRGIEEAATKAEYHILLASTEESVKKEADLIKMFLCRKVDGIISMPVFDNSPSHLELYRKLPVPFVFPGRRLEGLVDHSVLHSDRDGQRKVLEHLISKGHTKILYLAGPKKVSNTIDRLAGVAEAYANNGMEVNPEYILEASGHIEDGYSLTNQALNRGLGFTAVACFNDMLAMGVLKSLGENNLKVPEDIEVFGYDNLYMSQFMQPSLSTVDVPKYRLGYVAMETLLSHIQDPNLEYATTDFPTRLVYRETTR